In Brevibacterium zhoupengii, the following are encoded in one genomic region:
- a CDS encoding L-threonylcarbamoyladenylate synthase codes for MATLLNIHPENPQNRMIDKAVQTLRDGGLIAYPTDSGYALGCALDNKAGIERITRIRQLDSKHHFTLMCRDFAQLGQFVIVDNSDFRVIKSMTPGPYTFIMKATKEVPRRMMHAKKHSVGARIPQNVTALALVEAMGEPILSSTLLLPGAEDPLTQADEVVDQIGHELDAVIESGVPGNVPTSVIDFTGREPVVARVGAGDVSRFE; via the coding sequence ATGGCGACCTTACTGAATATTCATCCTGAGAATCCACAGAACCGAATGATCGACAAGGCCGTGCAGACTCTGCGGGACGGCGGACTGATCGCCTATCCCACAGATTCGGGCTACGCCTTGGGCTGCGCTTTGGACAATAAGGCAGGCATCGAACGGATCACCCGCATCAGGCAGTTGGACTCGAAGCATCACTTCACACTGATGTGCCGTGACTTCGCTCAGTTGGGGCAGTTCGTCATCGTCGACAACTCGGACTTCAGGGTCATCAAATCGATGACACCGGGACCGTACACATTCATCATGAAGGCGACGAAGGAAGTTCCACGTCGGATGATGCACGCCAAAAAGCATTCGGTCGGTGCACGTATTCCTCAGAATGTGACAGCCCTGGCGCTCGTTGAAGCGATGGGCGAACCGATTCTGTCATCGACCCTGCTGCTTCCCGGTGCTGAGGACCCGCTGACCCAGGCCGATGAGGTCGTCGATCAGATCGGCCACGAATTGGACGCCGTCATCGAATCCGGAGTTCCGGGCAACGTCCCGACCTCCGTCATCGACTTCACCGGTCGGGAACCGGTGGTTGCACGCGTCGGGGCCGGAGACGTCTCACGCTTCGAATGA
- a CDS encoding AI-2E family transporter, translating to MSVDGQFHGQQSEPHHREQQPELTREQRPWHASRPARALVIALTIAGLAYALMFFKGLQDIVAPVFLALNFYIVVYPLQKYLTKLKVPRAIGATISVLLVLVMIFGFFGLTAWSVAELVLLIPSYGEQLVATYQSALAFLSDIGVTSSVLQQQFQQFNVRSLIDAVYPLLTNVSLVAGLLTTVVMAVFFVAMDSMGIDRRMLMLLDVKPSLAASLGGFASGVRRYWVVATVFGLIVAILDVIALAIIDVPLIWVWGVLAFLTNYIPNIGFVIGLIPPALLALVDSGWQSALWVVIAYSVLNFVIQSIIQPKFTGESVGVTPLVSFLSLLFWVWVLGWLGALLALPATLLLKALLVDADPKAKWVNILLASDPTTANSSTEEPPVSPVTESLGDTLGSPLGKSDSEEAEDSTADSDGSTPDSEEASTEGSRPDDSKPAESLASPADDGSLTTPPQGEAEQDTSGPRS from the coding sequence GTGAGCGTTGACGGGCAGTTCCACGGGCAGCAGTCGGAGCCGCATCATCGTGAGCAGCAGCCTGAGCTGACTCGTGAACAGCGTCCCTGGCACGCCAGCCGGCCTGCCAGGGCGCTGGTCATCGCGTTGACGATCGCCGGTCTGGCCTATGCCCTGATGTTCTTCAAAGGACTCCAGGACATCGTCGCTCCCGTGTTCCTGGCGCTCAACTTCTACATCGTCGTCTATCCGCTGCAGAAGTATCTGACCAAGTTGAAGGTGCCGCGTGCAATCGGTGCCACCATCTCGGTGCTCCTCGTGCTGGTGATGATCTTCGGCTTCTTCGGGCTGACGGCATGGTCGGTCGCCGAACTCGTGCTCCTGATCCCCAGCTACGGTGAACAGCTCGTCGCGACCTACCAGAGCGCCTTGGCGTTCCTGTCCGACATCGGTGTCACGTCCTCAGTGCTCCAGCAGCAGTTCCAGCAGTTCAACGTCAGATCCCTCATCGACGCCGTGTATCCGCTGCTGACCAATGTGTCACTGGTCGCCGGGCTGCTGACCACTGTCGTCATGGCAGTGTTCTTCGTCGCCATGGACTCCATGGGCATCGACCGGCGCATGCTGATGCTCCTCGACGTCAAGCCCTCGCTGGCGGCTTCGCTCGGCGGATTCGCCAGTGGGGTCCGGCGCTACTGGGTCGTGGCCACAGTCTTCGGCCTCATCGTGGCAATCCTCGACGTCATCGCCTTGGCGATCATCGACGTCCCGCTGATCTGGGTGTGGGGCGTGCTCGCGTTCCTGACGAACTACATTCCCAACATCGGGTTCGTCATCGGCCTCATCCCTCCGGCGCTGCTTGCCCTCGTCGACAGCGGTTGGCAGTCGGCGCTGTGGGTCGTCATCGCCTACAGCGTGCTCAACTTCGTCATCCAATCGATCATCCAACCGAAGTTCACGGGAGAGTCGGTCGGGGTCACACCATTGGTGTCCTTCCTGTCGCTGCTGTTCTGGGTGTGGGTGCTCGGATGGCTCGGTGCGCTCCTCGCACTGCCTGCGACGCTGCTGCTCAAGGCGCTGCTCGTCGACGCGGATCCGAAGGCCAAATGGGTAAACATTCTCCTCGCCTCGGACCCGACGACTGCGAACAGTTCGACGGAGGAGCCACCGGTGTCACCCGTGACCGAATCATTGGGCGACACCCTCGGATCGCCATTGGGGAAGTCTGATTCTGAAGAGGCGGAGGATTCGACAGCGGATTCGGATGGGTCGACGCCTGATTCTGAAGAAGCGAGTACCGAGGGTTCGAGACCTGATGATTCGAAGCCCGCGGAGTCCCTCGCATCCCCTGCTGACGACGGATCCCTGACAACGCCGCCGCAGGGTGAAGCCGAGCAGGACACGTCCGGACCGAGGAGCTGA
- a CDS encoding branched-chain amino acid ABC transporter permease, which yields MNALKNPRILGTLAVLLIIALTPLAFGDENYIMRVITVGLCSAIAVYGMNIILGFTGQLSLAQGGFFGIGAYTVGLLTTDFDWSFWQAFLVGVVGTSAIGYLCGLIALRTKDEYFAIFTMAIGFIIYLTISRWESVTHAHSGVNNVKFPEGGELVDFSNPTAMFYLVFIILLACVYVTYAIRRSSVGRTLLTIRTSEDLADAIGVNVGLSKQLAFAASAFFGGIGGGLYASVVGFIGPDAATVDKTFEFLMFILVGGMGTVAGPLVGTMIVTFLFELFQDFQAYRFIVLGPIIIALVIFAPRGIVGYLGGFIDKRARKRRIGSARKDGSAPTSSSSSADAAGHRGASADTITTTEEKK from the coding sequence ATGAATGCTTTGAAGAATCCCCGCATCCTCGGAACTCTGGCCGTGCTGCTCATCATCGCCCTGACTCCGCTGGCATTCGGCGACGAGAATTACATCATGCGTGTGATCACCGTCGGACTGTGTTCGGCGATCGCGGTCTATGGCATGAACATCATCCTCGGCTTCACCGGGCAGCTGTCGCTGGCCCAGGGGGGCTTCTTCGGGATCGGCGCATACACGGTCGGCTTGCTGACAACCGATTTCGACTGGTCATTCTGGCAGGCCTTCCTCGTCGGCGTGGTCGGCACATCCGCCATCGGATACCTGTGCGGACTCATCGCTCTGCGGACGAAGGACGAGTACTTCGCCATCTTCACGATGGCCATCGGCTTCATCATCTATCTGACCATCAGCCGATGGGAATCGGTGACACACGCTCATTCCGGAGTCAACAATGTGAAGTTCCCCGAGGGAGGGGAACTGGTGGATTTCAGTAACCCGACGGCGATGTTCTACCTCGTCTTCATCATCCTGCTGGCCTGTGTCTACGTCACGTACGCGATCCGGCGCTCCAGCGTTGGTCGCACTCTGCTCACGATTCGCACCAGCGAGGACCTTGCCGACGCGATCGGTGTGAATGTAGGACTGAGCAAGCAGCTCGCCTTCGCTGCGTCAGCCTTCTTCGGCGGTATCGGCGGCGGCCTCTACGCCTCGGTCGTCGGTTTCATCGGCCCCGATGCTGCGACGGTGGACAAGACATTCGAGTTCCTGATGTTCATCCTGGTCGGAGGCATGGGAACTGTGGCCGGGCCGCTGGTGGGCACCATGATTGTGACGTTCCTGTTCGAACTTTTCCAGGACTTCCAGGCTTACCGGTTCATTGTGCTCGGACCCATCATCATTGCGCTCGTGATCTTTGCACCGCGCGGAATCGTGGGGTATCTGGGTGGGTTCATCGACAAACGAGCGCGAAAGCGACGAATCGGCTCCGCCCGCAAGGACGGCTCCGCACCCACCAGCTCTTCGAGCAGCGCTGACGCTGCCGGTCACCGAGGTGCTTCTGCCGACACCATCACCACTACCGAGGAGAAGAAGTGA
- a CDS encoding ABC transporter ATP-binding protein has protein sequence MTLLEIRGLGKRFGGLDAVKNVDLDVQEGQITAVIGPNGAGKSTLFNLIHGFYRPTAGTVSFNGRDITHSSPHNSVNGGIARTFQTTHLFDDSTLLENVLAGRIVRSKSNVFDAIFHTPRHRRESALNHDKALEALDFCGVAEFRHDLASNVPQEVQKRTAVAMALATEPELILLDEPAGGIPEEETTDFGNLIRSLPSRGVSVLLVEHKMSMIMGLADTILVLDHGQKLAIGSPAEIQSNPDVIRAYLGSTKDEEN, from the coding sequence GTGACGCTGCTCGAAATCAGAGGCCTCGGGAAACGCTTCGGCGGACTTGATGCCGTGAAGAATGTCGATCTCGATGTGCAGGAAGGTCAGATCACAGCGGTGATCGGTCCGAACGGTGCTGGGAAGTCAACGCTGTTCAACCTCATCCACGGGTTCTACCGCCCCACCGCTGGGACTGTGTCCTTCAACGGGCGGGATATCACCCACTCGTCTCCGCATAACTCAGTCAACGGGGGAATTGCGCGAACCTTCCAGACGACGCACCTCTTCGACGATTCCACACTGTTGGAGAATGTGCTGGCCGGTCGCATCGTCCGGTCAAAGTCCAATGTCTTCGACGCGATCTTCCACACTCCGCGCCATCGCCGCGAATCGGCACTCAACCACGACAAGGCGCTCGAAGCACTCGATTTCTGCGGTGTCGCCGAATTCCGCCACGACCTTGCGTCCAATGTCCCACAGGAAGTGCAGAAGCGCACGGCCGTCGCCATGGCTTTGGCGACCGAGCCTGAGCTGATACTCCTCGATGAACCGGCTGGAGGCATCCCCGAGGAAGAGACCACTGACTTCGGCAATCTCATTCGCTCCCTGCCCAGTCGCGGAGTGTCTGTGCTGCTCGTCGAACACAAGATGTCGATGATCATGGGCCTGGCAGACACGATCCTCGTTCTCGATCACGGTCAGAAGCTAGCGATCGGCTCCCCCGCGGAGATTCAGAGCAATCCGGACGTGATTCGTGCCTACTTGGGATCGACCAAGGATGAGGAGAACTGA
- a CDS encoding ABC transporter ATP-binding protein encodes MLSLENISVGYDATDVLHGVSITAQPGELTVILGANGSGKTTLFKTISGLLRTRSGKIEYNGQAIQRTQPSTIVKRGIAHCPEGRHLFGKMSVEKNLRLGTYPHRNRTRTEEILSEVLELFPILKEKSAQPAGSLSGGQQQMVAIGRALMSDPSLLILDEPSMGLAPLVVEQVLESIAQINRNGIGVLLSEQNAKASLAIAHRGYVLAEGRVVLADDAEKLLDNPQVQAAYLGL; translated from the coding sequence ATGCTCTCGCTCGAGAACATAAGCGTCGGATATGACGCGACTGATGTGCTGCATGGGGTGAGCATCACTGCCCAGCCCGGTGAGTTGACGGTGATCCTGGGAGCCAACGGCTCGGGAAAGACCACCTTGTTCAAAACCATCAGCGGTCTTCTGCGTACGCGTTCTGGAAAGATCGAATACAACGGGCAGGCGATCCAACGAACGCAACCGAGCACCATCGTCAAACGCGGTATCGCACATTGCCCCGAGGGCCGACACTTGTTCGGGAAGATGTCGGTGGAGAAGAACCTCCGCTTGGGCACATACCCGCATAGGAACCGCACCCGCACCGAGGAGATCCTGAGTGAAGTCCTCGAGCTGTTCCCCATCTTGAAGGAGAAGTCAGCCCAGCCTGCAGGATCGCTCTCAGGTGGACAGCAGCAGATGGTGGCGATCGGTCGTGCACTGATGTCTGACCCCAGCCTGCTGATCTTGGACGAGCCATCTATGGGTCTGGCTCCCCTGGTTGTCGAACAGGTGCTCGAATCGATTGCGCAGATCAACAGGAACGGTATCGGAGTGCTGCTCAGTGAGCAGAATGCGAAAGCCTCCTTGGCGATCGCTCACCGTGGATATGTGTTGGCCGAGGGACGAGTCGTGCTTGCCGATGATGCAGAGAAGCTGCTCGACAATCCTCAAGTGCAGGCAGCCTACCTAGGGCTGTGA